In a single window of the Niabella ginsenosidivorans genome:
- a CDS encoding TonB-dependent receptor domain-containing protein, with product MKTALTLIGSFVCFIGYAQTLHLFPADTIPQQDSSIQELKNDVQESLPVITLDADEPDNEGGSTSVSSVLSSGRDPFLSAAAFSFSPMRFRLRGYNGADAIYLNGADFTGPDNGLIPFSLWSGLTNVLRARENAYGLEAAGFSLGSIGLNTNIDLRAGAQWAQTQVGYAAANRNYRHRLFITHGSGFNKRGWAYSFMLNARYANEGYVPGTYYRGFSYYAAADKKLNPKNTVSLIAFGAPTENGRQAASVQEAMDLAGTDFYNPSWGYQDGKKRNANVATVFQPVFMAVHEYQPNSRSSWMTTLAYASGKRKTSAFDWYNAPDPRPDYYRYLPSYYAAAQPNTAATIRQMMLDDPDLLQVNWGQLYNVNRGNTATVHNVEGIRGNDVTGHRSLYILSDRVNALQRFIVNTVYDTKLNKRMALSAGAHFQNQENHYYEEIKDLLGGDFWVNVNQFAERDYPNDPNSLQFDVDHPNQIKKTGDPYGYNYKMVVTRMGAWAQVLVTLDHMDLFAGGALDYTRFYRNGLNRNGLFPDASLGKSAPQQFLNPGIKAGITYKLNGRNYFFINGGYFARPPLFDNVFISPRMRNTLQNNDLKSETVQSVEGGYKLNSPRVHIGITGYYTQIKNVYDVMTFYHDQYQNFVNYALSGINSVYFGGELGASVQLTATLSFNGAAAAGRYYYKGRPNAVVTVDNSAQVITEQTVYLNHFRIPSTPQNAYSAGLFYRSPKYWFISLTGNYFDNSWLSVNPLRRTVAGIGDVDPTNPDIQSTISTMIKQEKFPARFSMDLFGGWSRRLPRSFNIHKKPSYLVFTVGINNLLNNQNIRSGGFEQLRFDTENRDVNKFPPKYYYAYGLNYYASVLFRFH from the coding sequence ATGAAAACCGCCCTAACCTTGATAGGCTCGTTTGTTTGCTTTATCGGATACGCGCAAACCCTTCATTTATTTCCGGCAGACACAATTCCTCAACAGGATTCTTCAATACAGGAACTTAAAAATGATGTCCAGGAAAGCCTGCCCGTCATCACGCTTGATGCGGATGAACCGGACAATGAAGGCGGCAGCACCAGTGTTTCATCGGTGCTTTCCTCCGGCCGCGACCCATTCCTTTCTGCTGCTGCATTTAGTTTTTCACCCATGCGTTTTCGCCTCAGGGGTTATAATGGCGCGGATGCTATTTACCTGAACGGCGCTGATTTTACCGGGCCGGACAACGGGCTCATCCCTTTCAGCCTGTGGTCCGGCCTTACCAATGTGCTGCGTGCCCGGGAAAATGCTTACGGATTAGAGGCGGCAGGATTCAGCCTGGGAAGCATCGGGCTGAACACCAATATTGACCTGCGGGCCGGTGCGCAATGGGCACAAACCCAGGTGGGGTACGCGGCTGCCAACAGGAACTACCGGCATCGCCTTTTTATTACCCACGGTTCCGGTTTTAATAAAAGGGGCTGGGCCTATAGTTTTATGCTGAATGCCCGCTACGCAAATGAAGGCTATGTGCCCGGCACTTATTACCGTGGGTTCAGCTATTATGCTGCGGCTGATAAAAAGCTCAACCCCAAAAACACGGTTTCACTGATCGCTTTTGGAGCACCCACTGAAAACGGCCGGCAGGCTGCAAGCGTGCAGGAAGCCATGGATCTGGCAGGGACTGATTTTTATAATCCTTCCTGGGGATACCAAGATGGTAAAAAACGGAACGCGAATGTAGCAACCGTTTTCCAGCCGGTTTTTATGGCGGTGCATGAATATCAGCCCAACAGCAGGTCCAGCTGGATGACCACGCTGGCTTATGCTTCCGGCAAAAGAAAAACATCTGCTTTTGACTGGTACAATGCGCCGGATCCTCGACCTGATTATTACCGCTATCTGCCCAGTTACTATGCTGCTGCACAACCCAATACCGCTGCCACTATCCGGCAAATGATGCTGGATGATCCGGATCTGTTGCAGGTAAACTGGGGGCAGTTGTATAATGTGAACAGGGGCAACACAGCCACCGTACATAATGTGGAAGGCATTCGGGGTAACGATGTTACCGGTCATCGCTCCCTGTATATTTTATCCGACCGGGTAAACGCGCTGCAGCGGTTTATAGTAAATACCGTTTATGACACAAAGCTGAATAAGCGGATGGCGCTTTCTGCAGGAGCACATTTTCAAAACCAGGAGAATCATTATTACGAAGAAATAAAGGATCTGCTGGGCGGCGATTTTTGGGTGAACGTGAACCAGTTTGCCGAAAGGGATTATCCTAATGATCCCAACTCGCTTCAGTTTGATGTGGACCATCCCAACCAGATCAAAAAAACGGGGGATCCATATGGGTATAATTATAAAATGGTCGTGACCCGTATGGGTGCATGGGCACAGGTATTAGTTACGCTTGATCATATGGATCTGTTTGCCGGGGGCGCCCTGGACTATACCCGGTTTTACAGGAACGGGCTGAACCGTAACGGGCTTTTCCCGGATGCTTCACTGGGTAAATCAGCCCCCCAGCAATTCCTGAACCCGGGTATAAAAGCCGGGATCACTTATAAATTGAACGGGCGTAATTATTTCTTTATAAACGGAGGTTATTTTGCCAGGCCGCCCTTATTTGATAATGTTTTCATCTCCCCGCGCATGCGCAATACATTACAAAATAATGATCTGAAAAGCGAAACAGTGCAATCGGTGGAAGGAGGATATAAACTGAACAGCCCGCGTGTGCACATAGGTATAACAGGTTATTACACTCAAATAAAGAATGTATATGATGTAATGACCTTTTATCACGATCAGTACCAGAATTTTGTAAACTATGCGCTGAGCGGTATCAACTCGGTTTATTTTGGTGGTGAGCTGGGCGCTTCGGTCCAGCTTACTGCAACCTTAAGTTTTAACGGTGCAGCTGCTGCGGGCCGGTATTATTATAAAGGTCGCCCCAATGCGGTGGTTACAGTTGACAACAGCGCACAGGTCATTACGGAACAAACCGTTTACCTGAATCATTTCAGGATACCATCTACTCCGCAAAATGCGTATAGTGCCGGATTGTTCTACCGGTCGCCGAAATACTGGTTCATCAGCCTTACAGGAAATTATTTTGATAATTCCTGGTTGAGTGTAAACCCTTTGCGCAGAACGGTTGCAGGAATTGGGGATGTGGATCCCACAAACCCGGATATACAAAGCACCATAAGTACCATGATCAAACAGGAAAAATTTCCGGCGCGGTTTTCAATGGATCTTTTTGGAGGCTGGTCCAGGCGGTTGCCCCGCTCTTTTAATATTCATAAAAAACCCAGCTATCTGGTTTTTACTGTGGGCATCAATAACCTTTTAAATAATCAAAACATCCGCTCCGGTGGGTTTGAACAACTGCGTTTTGATACGGAGAACAGAGATGTAAATAAATTTCCTCCGAAATATTATTATGCGTATGGCCTGAATTATTATGCCAGTGTATTGTTTCGGTTTCATTAA
- a CDS encoding DUF5689 domain-containing protein, whose translation MKNYPSTWNNRISQLLIVLLLITACNKKFDAPPINTDPDVAVDMTIAELKSRYQGVGIFQTITEDKTITGIVTADDRSGNFFKQIVIQDETGAIPVLLDGNSVYTSYPIGRRVFVKLKGMMLGDYGGTIQLGLDSTRSDAGYLNVGRIPMAQFDQFIIKGSYGNTVTPMIITPADLSTNITNRLQSMLVQFDHFQFADGDTSKTYADPEKKISAVNFTIRNCEKKTMVLRNSSYASFAALKLPKGNGSIVGINSIFNGTQQLLIRDTGDVHFNEPRCGTGPLVPKTIAALRQLYQGAAVEMDRYAVGGTVISDPASKNTASGTILLQSGNRGIAVYFGGSVTYHIGDSVVLNLSDADSLISYRGSLELKLNKDFVKLTPVATGRKVTPVVKTINAVNSMLDLPPGDPGNFESTLITIEQASAAPGTFSGSHALTDATGSIELYTQTGATFALQTIPTGAQSWTGYAGNFNTTKQFSIRNTNDVTGFEPSTFFSALFDFKEVTDSTGTTDPTALPVVSNLVFTPFKAVGVGTKPTASGRFSFSSWPTGATDASEIFSGKPDEGKYYEVTITPSAGSGMDLFSIAFTLRRSGTGIRQAVVRSSIDNFKENLPVSVDPGNKNMRIVPENIFQVNDASTSANEGCVVKPGAAFMNLKVPVTFRFYGFNAESAAGTFSIDDVRIGGSIR comes from the coding sequence ATGAAAAACTACCCTTCAACATGGAACAACCGCATCAGTCAACTGCTGATAGTTCTGTTGCTTATTACAGCCTGTAACAAAAAATTTGACGCGCCTCCAATAAATACAGACCCGGATGTTGCGGTAGATATGACCATAGCGGAATTAAAATCGCGTTATCAGGGAGTAGGCATTTTCCAGACCATTACGGAAGATAAAACCATCACCGGCATTGTAACGGCCGATGATCGCTCGGGTAATTTTTTTAAGCAGATTGTGATACAGGATGAAACGGGCGCTATTCCGGTTTTACTGGATGGCAATAGTGTATATACCTCTTATCCCATAGGGCGAAGAGTTTTTGTAAAACTAAAAGGGATGATGCTGGGCGATTATGGAGGCACCATTCAGCTGGGACTGGACTCTACCCGCTCTGATGCGGGCTATTTAAACGTAGGCAGAATCCCCATGGCACAATTTGACCAGTTTATTATTAAAGGGTCCTATGGAAATACGGTAACACCGATGATCATTACACCGGCAGACCTTTCTACAAATATTACCAACAGACTGCAAAGCATGCTGGTACAATTCGATCACTTCCAGTTTGCCGATGGTGATACTTCTAAAACCTATGCCGATCCTGAAAAAAAGATCAGCGCTGTCAATTTCACTATAAGGAACTGCGAGAAGAAAACGATGGTGCTGCGCAACAGCAGCTATGCCAGCTTTGCCGCCTTGAAACTTCCCAAAGGAAACGGATCTATTGTGGGCATTAACAGTATTTTTAACGGAACGCAGCAATTACTGATCAGGGATACCGGCGATGTTCATTTTAATGAGCCCCGTTGCGGTACTGGTCCGCTGGTGCCAAAAACAATAGCCGCATTACGGCAGCTTTACCAGGGAGCGGCTGTGGAGATGGACCGGTATGCGGTGGGCGGAACGGTTATATCCGATCCCGCTTCAAAAAATACTGCATCCGGTACCATACTCCTGCAGAGTGGCAACAGGGGCATTGCTGTTTACTTTGGAGGATCGGTTACTTATCATATTGGTGATTCTGTTGTATTGAATTTAAGCGATGCAGATTCACTGATCAGTTACCGAGGATCGCTGGAACTGAAATTAAATAAAGATTTTGTAAAACTAACGCCTGTAGCAACCGGCAGAAAGGTAACACCCGTTGTTAAAACAATCAATGCTGTTAATTCAATGCTTGACCTGCCGCCGGGTGATCCCGGTAATTTTGAATCAACACTGATCACTATTGAACAGGCAAGCGCTGCACCCGGTACATTCTCCGGCAGTCATGCGCTTACAGATGCTACCGGCTCTATAGAGTTGTATACACAAACAGGCGCCACCTTTGCCCTGCAAACGATCCCCACAGGTGCGCAATCATGGACGGGTTATGCCGGTAATTTTAATACCACAAAACAATTCTCTATACGCAATACAAATGATGTAACAGGTTTTGAGCCTTCCACATTCTTTAGTGCCCTGTTTGATTTTAAAGAAGTAACTGATTCCACAGGTACAACAGATCCAACAGCATTACCCGTAGTAAGCAATCTGGTTTTTACACCTTTTAAAGCGGTAGGGGTCGGCACAAAGCCAACTGCTTCCGGCCGCTTTTCTTTCAGCAGCTGGCCAACAGGCGCTACAGATGCTTCGGAGATATTCAGCGGCAAGCCGGATGAAGGGAAATATTATGAAGTGACCATAACTCCATCGGCAGGTTCCGGGATGGATCTGTTCAGCATTGCATTTACATTGAGACGCTCTGGTACAGGCATAAGGCAGGCAGTTGTGCGCTCCAGTATTGACAATTTTAAAGAAAACCTTCCGGTATCTGTTGATCCGGGGAATAAGAACATGCGTATTGTTCCTGAAAATATTTTTCAGGTAAATGATGCATCCACATCTGCAAATGAGGGATGTGTTGTAAAGCCGGGCGCAGCGTTTATGAATTTAAAGGTTCCTGTAACTTTCCGGTTCTATGGCTTTAATGCAGAGTCTGCAGCGGGTACGTTTAGTATTGACGATGTAAGGATCGGGGGTAGTATACGATAG
- a CDS encoding sugar O-acetyltransferase, translating to MPTEKEKMLAGALYNPADPEIKNLREKTHRLCRAYNNAVTDDDKEALLQQFLPKQGSGLYIEPPFFCDYGENIYAGNDVYFNYNCVILDSATVTIGHNCLFGPSVQIYTPLHPMQAAERNTAIEYARPVTIGNNVWVGGNATILPGVTIGNNCVIGAGSVVTKDIPANSLAVGNPARVIRHIEQ from the coding sequence ATGCCCACGGAAAAAGAAAAAATGCTTGCAGGAGCACTTTATAACCCCGCAGACCCGGAAATAAAGAATTTACGTGAAAAAACGCACCGGCTCTGTCGGGCTTATAATAATGCTGTTACTGATGACGACAAAGAAGCCCTTCTGCAACAGTTCCTTCCCAAACAAGGTTCCGGGCTGTATATAGAGCCACCCTTTTTTTGCGACTATGGCGAAAATATTTATGCAGGTAACGATGTTTATTTTAATTATAACTGCGTTATCCTGGATTCGGCAACTGTTACCATTGGACACAACTGCCTGTTTGGCCCATCGGTACAGATCTATACTCCCCTTCACCCGATGCAGGCAGCAGAAAGGAATACGGCTATTGAGTATGCCCGGCCTGTAACCATTGGCAATAATGTTTGGGTGGGCGGCAACGCCACCATTTTACCCGGCGTTACCATTGGCAATAACTGCGTTATTGGTGCCGGCAGCGTGGTAACAAAAGATATTCCGGCCAACTCCCTTGCGGTTGGCAACCCCGCCAGGGTCATCCGGCACATTGAACAGTAG
- a CDS encoding DMT family transporter, whose translation MLANKEFFPFKKQRGIVNFAPMPAKKYQWLVAGLVFAILWSSASTATKIALKAAQPLIIAVARFGVAALIMLVIAHGILRKPLPKGKEWSQLIIYGLLNITVYLGLYVIAMQQVTASIGALTVAVSPVFISFMSVFFLKKPLSGQIILAICICLLGIIVVAWPLLDGASVTPLGLTLLVASMLSYSVGTIYFSSRNWHGMHLFVINGWQTLFGGLLLLPVALFTYKPLLNHFTWNFWGGTLWLAIPVSIGAVALWLALLKQDAVKAGMWLFISPVFGIIIAALWMQDPVSIYTIAGLLLVLGGLALSHFQARKVITNT comes from the coding sequence ATGTTAGCAAACAAAGAATTTTTTCCGTTCAAAAAGCAGCGGGGGATTGTTAATTTTGCGCCCATGCCGGCAAAAAAGTATCAGTGGTTAGTAGCGGGGTTGGTTTTTGCGATCCTTTGGTCCTCTGCGTCAACAGCAACCAAAATTGCTTTAAAGGCAGCCCAGCCGCTGATCATTGCGGTAGCGCGTTTTGGAGTGGCAGCGCTGATCATGCTGGTGATTGCGCATGGTATTTTAAGAAAGCCCCTGCCCAAAGGAAAGGAGTGGAGCCAACTGATTATATACGGGTTGTTGAATATTACGGTTTACCTGGGGCTGTATGTAATAGCCATGCAACAGGTAACAGCAAGTATAGGGGCGCTTACCGTTGCTGTAAGCCCGGTATTCATCAGCTTTATGTCTGTTTTCTTTTTAAAAAAGCCATTATCCGGCCAAATCATTCTGGCCATTTGCATCTGCCTCCTGGGCATTATAGTAGTGGCATGGCCTTTACTGGACGGGGCTTCCGTTACCCCTCTTGGGCTGACACTGCTGGTGGCAAGTATGTTGTCTTATTCTGTAGGCACTATCTATTTTTCCTCAAGAAACTGGCATGGGATGCACCTTTTTGTCATTAACGGATGGCAAACCCTTTTTGGCGGATTACTGCTGTTACCCGTTGCCCTGTTTACATATAAGCCGCTGCTTAATCATTTTACCTGGAATTTCTGGGGAGGTACCCTGTGGCTGGCTATTCCTGTTTCCATAGGTGCTGTGGCATTATGGCTGGCATTGCTGAAACAGGATGCTGTAAAAGCAGGTATGTGGTTATTTATAAGCCCGGTGTTCGGGATCATTATTGCTGCTTTGTGGATGCAGGATCCTGTAAGCATTTATACAATAGCGGGCTTGCTGCTGGTGTTGGGCGGACTGGCATTAAGTCATTTTCAGGCCCGGAAGGTCATTACTAATACCTAA
- a CDS encoding COG1470 family protein — translation MLAQHKQPSLQGSERVSFLHALLLLLVGFIPFCSFSQQEHQSTSFTARLMNLEAAVNETFRYNASLHNGTSHSGVYALTADAPIGWNVAFKVDGSQVASLRLDSNKTQDISIEINPTPVARPGKYTIPVKAVSGSDTATLSLEAVVKGSYSVELTTPTGRLSDEVTEGSSSLIHLVVHNTGTIALDNLELSAQAPSQWDASFSPSKINRLEPGQSQDVTTTVKVPDKTIAGDYVTTFNVKSPNANANAAFRITVKTSWLSGWIGILIILIAIGIIYYLIRKYGRR, via the coding sequence ATGTTAGCACAACACAAACAACCTTCGCTACAGGGTAGCGAACGCGTGTCGTTTTTGCACGCACTGCTCTTATTATTAGTAGGGTTCATTCCTTTTTGCTCTTTTTCGCAACAGGAACACCAGAGCACCAGTTTTACGGCACGGTTGATGAACCTGGAGGCGGCCGTCAATGAAACATTCAGGTATAATGCTTCCCTGCATAATGGTACCAGCCATAGCGGTGTGTATGCCTTAACGGCAGATGCGCCTATTGGGTGGAATGTGGCTTTTAAGGTAGACGGGAGCCAGGTGGCTTCTTTGCGCCTGGATTCCAATAAAACACAGGACATTTCTATTGAAATAAACCCCACACCTGTAGCCAGGCCTGGTAAATATACCATACCGGTAAAAGCCGTTTCCGGGTCCGATACTGCAACGTTAAGCCTGGAAGCCGTAGTAAAAGGCTCCTACAGCGTAGAGCTTACAACGCCTACAGGCAGGCTGAGCGATGAGGTAACAGAAGGAAGCAGTAGCCTCATACACCTTGTAGTGCACAATACAGGTACCATTGCGCTGGACAACCTGGAGCTTTCTGCACAGGCCCCCTCCCAATGGGATGCTTCTTTTTCACCATCAAAAATCAACCGCCTGGAGCCGGGCCAGTCGCAGGATGTAACTACAACAGTAAAGGTGCCGGATAAAACAATTGCGGGAGATTATGTAACCACCTTTAATGTAAAAAGCCCAAATGCCAATGCAAACGCTGCCTTTCGCATAACGGTCAAAACATCCTGGCTATCCGGCTGGATCGGCATCCTGATCATACTGATTGCTATAGGGATTATTTATTATCTGATTCGTAAATATGGAAGACGATAG
- a CDS encoding ABC transporter ATP-binding protein, translating into MENPVIELSGLTKFYGSLKAVDDLSLEISKGEIFGLLGPNGAGKSTTILMMLGLTEPSAGQAHICGFNATRNPIAVKRKVGYMPDSVGFYGNMSALENLVYIGRLNGIPEAEVRERSQEMLEDVGLGAAMHKKTSAFSRGMKQRLGLADVLIRQPEIIILDEPTLGIDPSGVKDFLALIRQLSRQQGLTVLLSSHHLHQVQQVCDRVGIFVGGKLLAEGNIDTLARNLFASEPFVVTITVNNPLSPELEAALLQLEAVKKVTVQNSSVELSCTEHITPDLVRFFVQKGLDITGVQQRAYGLDEIYQRYFENNLNLDTPDEKSSGFFQRSFFRKRKKQ; encoded by the coding sequence ATGGAAAATCCTGTGATTGAACTGAGCGGGTTAACGAAATTTTATGGCTCCCTGAAGGCGGTGGATGATCTTTCTCTGGAGATCAGTAAAGGAGAGATCTTCGGGCTGCTGGGCCCCAATGGGGCAGGGAAGTCTACCACCATTTTAATGATGCTGGGGCTTACAGAACCGTCTGCCGGGCAGGCGCATATTTGCGGTTTTAATGCTACCCGCAACCCGATAGCAGTAAAGCGAAAAGTGGGCTATATGCCGGACAGCGTAGGTTTTTACGGCAATATGAGCGCCCTGGAAAACCTGGTATATATCGGGCGCTTAAATGGCATCCCGGAGGCGGAGGTACGGGAGCGGTCGCAGGAAATGCTGGAAGACGTGGGGCTGGGCGCTGCCATGCATAAAAAAACATCGGCATTTTCACGCGGTATGAAACAGCGTTTAGGGCTTGCCGATGTGCTGATCCGCCAGCCGGAAATTATTATACTGGATGAGCCCACCCTGGGTATTGACCCCAGCGGGGTAAAGGATTTCCTGGCGCTCATCCGCCAGCTGAGCCGCCAGCAGGGCTTAACGGTATTGCTCTCCTCGCACCACCTGCACCAGGTGCAGCAGGTTTGCGACCGCGTAGGCATTTTTGTAGGTGGTAAATTACTGGCAGAAGGAAATATTGATACATTAGCCCGCAATTTGTTTGCCAGCGAACCCTTTGTGGTAACCATTACCGTTAACAATCCGCTGTCTCCGGAGCTGGAAGCGGCATTGCTGCAACTGGAGGCTGTTAAAAAAGTGACTGTGCAAAACAGCTCAGTGGAACTTTCCTGTACGGAGCATATTACACCGGACCTGGTGCGGTTTTTTGTGCAGAAGGGATTGGACATAACCGGCGTGCAGCAGCGTGCTTATGGTTTGGATGAAATATATCAGCGCTATTTTGAAAATAATTTAAACTTGGATACTCCCGATGAAAAGTCCAGTGGTTTCTTTCAGAGGTCTTTTTTCAGAAAACGTAAAAAGCAATAG
- a CDS encoding ABC transporter permease — translation MKSPVVSFRGLFSENVKSNSRQIENASPFSVMVRKEVADHIRSWRFIVLLLLVVLTFFGSMYISLSNISRAVGNTNDPDHLFLYLKLLTITDGTLPPFHVFIGFLGPLLGIGLGFDAINAEQNNGTLTRLLAQPVYRDNLLLAKFTGALIVISVLFLSLGLLMIGGGLLFTGVKIEPQEFLRIICFIVLSIIYIGFWLSLSILLSVIFKQAATSALTAIGIWLFFTIFYQILLNLIVKAFLPDPALLSQEEVAKYNNVILTFLRFVPSQLYTDGTTTLLMPSVRSLGPLSMEQMANAIPAPLSLRDSLLIVWPQLCGLTAATMVCFALAYYFFMRREIRT, via the coding sequence ATGAAAAGTCCAGTGGTTTCTTTCAGAGGTCTTTTTTCAGAAAACGTAAAAAGCAATAGCCGGCAAATAGAAAATGCCAGTCCCTTTTCTGTTATGGTGCGGAAAGAGGTGGCAGATCATATACGCAGCTGGCGGTTTATTGTACTGCTGCTGCTGGTGGTGCTGACCTTTTTCGGGTCAATGTACATTTCACTCAGCAATATTTCCCGTGCGGTAGGCAATACCAATGACCCTGATCATTTGTTCCTGTACCTGAAGCTGCTGACAATCACCGACGGAACCCTGCCCCCATTTCATGTATTTATCGGGTTCCTGGGCCCGCTGTTAGGCATCGGGCTGGGGTTTGATGCCATCAATGCGGAGCAGAACAACGGTACGTTAACACGGTTACTGGCCCAGCCGGTATACCGGGATAACCTGTTGCTGGCAAAGTTTACCGGGGCATTGATCGTGATCAGCGTGCTCTTTTTATCATTAGGCTTATTAATGATAGGCGGTGGGCTGCTGTTTACCGGTGTAAAGATCGAGCCGCAGGAATTTTTACGCATTATTTGTTTTATAGTATTGAGTATTATTTATATAGGTTTCTGGCTGAGCCTGTCTATACTGCTTTCTGTCATTTTTAAACAGGCGGCAACCTCTGCTTTAACGGCTATCGGTATCTGGCTGTTTTTCACTATCTTTTATCAGATCCTCCTGAATCTTATTGTAAAAGCATTCCTACCGGATCCCGCATTGCTTTCCCAGGAAGAAGTAGCAAAATACAATAATGTGATCCTGACCTTTTTAAGGTTTGTGCCCAGCCAATTGTATACAGACGGAACTACAACCCTGTTGATGCCTTCTGTAAGAAGCCTGGGGCCGCTTTCAATGGAGCAGATGGCCAACGCAATCCCTGCACCTTTATCCCTGCGCGACAGCCTATTGATTGTTTGGCCCCAGCTGTGTGGCCTTACAGCCGCTACAATGGTCTGTTTTGCACTGGCTTACTACTTTTTTATGAGAAGGGAGATCCGCACCTGA
- a CDS encoding ABC transporter ATP-binding protein yields the protein MAKNDPAKPSIISLLKPYKGLIAALLVFAFLSNGLNLIIPKIFQSAIDDFSHNRFRMQQVVLYFFGAAVLILILTYLQSIVQTYASEKVARDLREQLANKISRQTNAFIQETSPGKLLTNITSDVNAVKTFVSQAIVNIISSIVLIIGTAILLLSINWRLGLIVLGVIPIIALTFMFVFKKIKHLFKRSQEVIDQLNKVINESILGAALIRVLNAQFQEYNKFMGASEEAKNLGLSILRLFATLIPIIVFTANLAVLAVVAVGGHYVISGSMTMGEFAAFNSYIAILIFPILLIGFMSNLIARASASYARIHQVLHAPDTAEGGDFEKQLEGAITVKEVTVAFGEKEALKDVSFMVAAGSRTAVIGPTAAGKTQLFYALTTLIKPQQGAILYDDVPIEAYNQEVLLRQIGLVFQDAIIFNMSLRENIAFNATVTEEALQKAIRTAELSDFIASLPQGLDTVVSERGSSLSGGQKQRVMLARALAGNPKILLLDEFTARVDRNTEQRIWKNVARNYPGITIISITQNLEPVKDYDQIVLLMEGELVAKGTHEALLKSSPEYNQILQSQQSLNNYQAVEA from the coding sequence ATGGCAAAAAACGATCCCGCAAAACCCAGTATCATATCCCTGCTAAAACCCTACAAAGGTCTTATAGCGGCATTGCTGGTTTTTGCTTTCCTGAGCAACGGGCTGAACCTGATCATACCAAAGATCTTTCAGTCGGCTATTGACGATTTTTCGCACAACCGGTTCCGGATGCAGCAGGTAGTACTTTATTTTTTTGGTGCGGCTGTCCTTATTCTCATCCTTACCTATTTGCAAAGCATTGTGCAGACCTATGCTTCTGAAAAAGTAGCAAGAGATCTGCGGGAGCAGCTGGCTAACAAAATTTCCCGTCAGACCAATGCGTTTATACAGGAAACAAGCCCCGGCAAATTGCTGACGAATATTACCTCTGATGTAAACGCGGTAAAGACCTTTGTTTCGCAGGCTATTGTAAATATCATTTCCTCTATTGTACTGATCATTGGTACAGCCATCCTGCTTTTAAGCATCAACTGGCGGCTGGGGCTGATCGTTTTAGGGGTGATCCCCATTATTGCGCTCACCTTTATGTTTGTGTTTAAAAAAATAAAACACCTCTTCAAACGGTCGCAGGAGGTAATTGATCAGCTGAATAAGGTTATTAATGAGTCCATCCTGGGCGCTGCGCTGATCCGTGTTTTAAATGCGCAGTTCCAGGAATACAATAAATTTATGGGCGCCAGCGAGGAAGCAAAGAATTTGGGTCTTTCTATTTTGCGGTTATTTGCAACGCTCATTCCCATCATCGTATTTACCGCCAATCTTGCCGTATTGGCCGTAGTGGCTGTTGGCGGACACTATGTTATTTCCGGGTCCATGACAATGGGGGAGTTTGCTGCGTTTAACAGTTATATTGCCATACTGATCTTCCCGATCCTGCTGATCGGCTTTATGAGCAACCTTATTGCCCGCGCTTCTGCATCCTATGCCCGTATTCACCAGGTATTGCATGCACCGGATACAGCAGAAGGCGGCGATTTTGAAAAACAGCTGGAGGGCGCTATAACCGTAAAAGAAGTAACAGTTGCGTTTGGTGAAAAAGAGGCGCTGAAAGACGTTTCCTTTATGGTTGCTGCCGGGTCGCGCACCGCTGTTATTGGCCCAACAGCAGCGGGTAAAACGCAATTGTTTTATGCATTGACCACGCTTATAAAACCGCAGCAGGGTGCTATTTTGTATGACGATGTTCCTATAGAGGCGTATAACCAGGAGGTATTGCTGCGGCAGATTGGCCTGGTGTTCCAGGATGCGATCATTTTTAACATGAGCCTGCGGGAGAATATTGCTTTCAACGCCACAGTTACGGAAGAAGCCCTGCAAAAGGCGATCCGGACGGCCGAGTTATCTGATTTTATCGCGTCTCTTCCACAGGGCCTGGATACGGTGGTTTCAGAAAGAGGATCCAGCCTGTCCGGCGGGCAAAAGCAACGCGTCATGCTGGCAAGAGCGCTGGCAGGCAACCCGAAGATCTTATTGCTGGATGAATTTACCGCAAGAGTAGACCGCAATACGGAACAGCGCATCTGGAAGAATGTAGCCCGCAACTACCCCGGCATTACTATTATATCCATTACGCAGAACCTGGAGCCGGTAAAGGATTATGACCAGATCGTTTTATTGATGGAAGGAGAGCTGGTGGCAAAAGGCACACACGAAGCATTATTAAAATCAAGCCCGGAGTATAACCAGATCCTTCAAAGCCAGCAGAGCCTGAATAATTACCAGGCAGTGGAAGCATAA